A part of Sugiyamaella lignohabitans strain CBS 10342 chromosome D, complete sequence genomic DNA contains:
- the MUM2 gene encoding Mum2p (Protein essential for meiotic DNA replication and sporulation; cytoplasmic protein; subunit of the MIS complex which controls mRNA methylation during during the induction of sporulation; also interacts with Orc2p, which is a component of the origin recognition complex; GO_component: GO:0036396 - MIS complex [Evidence IDA,IPI] [PMID 22685417]; GO_component: GO:0005737 - cytoplasm [Evidence IEA,IEA]; GO_component: GO:0005737 - cytoplasm [Evidence IDA] [PMID 14562095]; GO_component: GO:0005730 - nucleolus [Evidence IEA]; GO_component: GO:0005634 - nucleus [Evidence IEA]; GO_function: GO:0005515 - protein binding [Evidence IPI] [PMID 22685417]; GO_process: GO:0080009 - mRNA methylation [Evidence IGI,IMP] [PMID 22685417]; GO_process: GO:0007126 - meiotic nuclear division [Evidence IEA]; GO_process: GO:0007126 - meiotic nuclear division [Evidence IMP] [PMID 22685417]; GO_process: GO:2000221 - negative regulation of pseudohyphal growth [Evidence IMP] [PMID 22685417]; GO_process: GO:0006279 - premeiotic DNA replication [Evidence IGI] [PMID 11238403]; GO_process: GO:0006279 - premeiotic DNA replication [Evidence IMP] [PMID 9504908]; GO_process: GO:0030435 - sporulation resulting in formation of a cellular spore [Evidence IEA]) yields the protein MNAQLSRYTAGNQAGQGTNSQTGQTGQGQNNGHQGKMISTGGNVNTSNQYSSTNFYNSLTPKSSFDSIGSLHSLGSNVSSVPVGLASNPWVSGSFGSFSIPPPLPPSSGRSENSNSYHDSFNFAPADLSFVNDIDPPNEYSSSPSLNLSNAQKQPFKTLNNKPRGNHNNNSLGNSQFSNASTHQLHLDPVIENEFRNMAKSLEEKEALISDLKLQLESLVTAVAVCGSVNDKAVQEVISEMKMDATEIAHRITIRLKTLKSENEQLGVSNIIIRFTVC from the coding sequence ATGAACGCACAGCTTAGCAGGTACACAGCAGGAAACCAAGCTGGCCAGGGTACGAATTCTCAGACTGGTCAGACCGGTCAGGGCCAAAATAACGGCCATCAAGGCAAGATGATATCTACCGGGGGTAATGTCAACACATCCAATCAATACTCGAGCACCAACTTCTATAATTCTCTTACCCCAAAAAGTTCCTTTGACTCAATTGGCTCTCTGCATTCACTGGGGTCTAATGTGAGCTCAGTTCCTGTGGGGCTTGCTAGCAACCCCTGGGTTTCGGGGTCCTTTGGTAGTTTCAGtattcctcctcctcttcctccaTCTTCGGGTCGTTCAGAAAATTCAAACTCCTATCATGACTCCTTCAACTTCGCTCCTGCCGACTTGAGTTTTGTAAATGATATCGACCCTCCTAATGAGTACtcatcttcaccttcaCTAAACCTTAGCAACGCTCAAAAGCAACCATTTAAAACTTTGAACAACAAACCTCGTGGTAATCATAACAACAATTCTCTTGGCAATAGTCAATTCAGTAACGCCAGTACGCATCAGCTACACCTTGATCCTGTCATAGAGAACGAGTTCAGAAACATGGCAAAGTCGCTGGAAGAGAAGGAAGCTCTGATTTCTGATTTAAAATTGCAGTTGGAGTCATTAGTGACTGCAGTGGCAGTATGTGGTAGTGTGAATGATAAAGCTGTCCAGGAGGTAATTTcagaaatgaaaatggatGCCACTGAAATTGCACACAGAATCACTATTCGCCTTAAAACGTTAAAAAGCGAGAACGAGCAACTTGGGGTAAGCAATATTATCATACGCTTCACGGTTTGCTAA
- the ARO3 gene encoding 3-deoxy-7-phosphoheptulonate synthase ARO3 (3-deoxy-D-arabino-heptulosonate-7-phosphate (DAHP) synthase; catalyzes the first step in aromatic amino acid biosynthesis and is feedback-inhibited by phenylalanine or high concentration of tyrosine or tryptophan; GO_component: GO:0005737 - cytoplasm [Evidence IDA] [PMID 14562095]; GO_component: GO:0005739 - mitochondrion [Evidence IDA] [PMID 14576278]; GO_component: GO:0005739 - mitochondrion [Evidence IDA] [PMID 16823961]; GO_component: GO:0005634 - nucleus [Evidence IDA] [PMID 14562095]; GO_function: GO:0003849 - 3-deoxy-7-phosphoheptulonate synthase activity [Evidence IEA,IEA]; GO_function: GO:0003849 - 3-deoxy-7-phosphoheptulonate synthase activity [Evidence IDA] [PMID 2880280]; GO_function: GO:0003824 - catalytic activity [Evidence IEA]; GO_function: GO:0016740 - transferase activity [Evidence IEA]; GO_process: GO:0009073 - aromatic amino acid family biosynthetic process [Evidence IEA,IEA]; GO_process: GO:0009058 - biosynthetic process [Evidence IEA]; GO_process: GO:0008652 - cellular amino acid biosynthetic process [Evidence IEA]; GO_process: GO:0009423 - chorismate biosynthetic process [Evidence IEA]; GO_process: GO:0009423 - chorismate biosynthetic process [Evidence TAS] [PMID 1943992]; GO_process: GO:0006950 - response to stress [Evidence IEA]): MFLDNTHLGDRSRLEDWRIRGYNPLVSPDLLQHDIPLTTKSKENIVKGREDTCKILDGKDDRLLVVVGPCSIHDPKAALEYCQKLASVVPELSSDLHIVMRAYLEKPRTTVGWKGLINDPDIDGSFQINKGLRISRELFVKLTEQLPIAGEMLDTISPQFLSDLFSVGAIGARTTESQLHRELASGLSFPIGFKNGTDGGLDVAVDAVRAAANPHHFLSVTKPGVVAIVGTDGNDDSFVILRGGKNGTNFDAASVAAAKEKLEKAGLVTDSRPGPRIMIDCSHGNSSKNHNNQPIVAEAVAEQIRNGETGICGVMIESNINAGRQNVPPAEEGGKDALKYGVSITDACIDWETTYKTLKNLAEAVRTRREANSHKKAKIDA; encoded by the coding sequence ATGTTCCTCGATAATACCCATTTGGGTGACCGTAGTCGGCTGGAAGACTGGAGAATCAGGGGATATAACCCACTGGTTTCACctgatcttcttcaacatgaTATTCCACTGACTACTAAATCGaaagaaaatattgttAAGGGAAGAGAAGATACGTGCAAAATTTTAGATGGTAAAGATGACCGTCtgttggttgttgttggacCATGTTCGATTCACGATCCCAAAGCAGCCCTTGAGTATTGTCAGAAACTTGCTTCTGTAGTTCCTGAGCTATCTTCTGATTTACATATTGTTATGAGAGCTTACTTAGAAAAGCCTCGTACTACTGTTGGTTGGAAGGGTCTTATTAATGATCCTGATATCGATGGATCATTCCAGATCAATAAGGGTTTAAGAATTTCCAGAGAATTGTTTGTTAAGTTGACTGAACAGCTTCCAATTGCTGGTGAGATGCTGGATACTATTTCGCCTCAATTCTTGTCAGATCTTTTCTCTGTTGGTGCAATTGGTGCTCGTACTACTGAGTCTCAGTTACATCGTGAGCTTGCTTCCGGTCTCTCTTTTCCTATTGGATTCAAAAATGGTACTGATGGTGGACTcgatgttgctgttgatgctgtacGTGCAGCTGCCAACCCACACCACTTCCTCTCAGTTACTAAGCCTGGTGTTGTGGCCATTGTTGGAACTGACGGTAATGACGATAGCTTCGTCATTCTCCGTGGTGGTAAGAACGGCACGAACTTTGATGCCGCTtcagtggctgctgctaaagaGAAGCTAGAAAAAGCTGGTCTTGTTACCGATTCAAGGCCCGGCCCCAGAATCATGATCGACTGTTCGCACGGAAACTCGTCTAAAAATCACAATAATCAGCCTATTGTTGCCGAGGCTGTAGCTGAACAGATCCGTAATGGCGAGACCGGTATCTGTGGTGTCATGATTGAATCCAACATCAATGCTGGTCGTCAAAACGTCCCCCCCGCCGAGGAAGGTGGTAAGGACGCCCTAAAATACGGTGTTTCCATCACCGATGCTTGCATCGACTGGGAAACCACCTACAAAACCCTTAAAAACTTGGCAGAAGCTGTGCGTACCAGACGTGAAGCCAACTCCCACAAAAAGGCGAAAATTGACGCCTAG
- the PWP1 gene encoding Pwp1p (Protein with WD-40 repeats involved in rRNA processing; associates with trans-acting ribosome biogenesis factors; similar to beta-transducin superfamily; GO_component: GO:0005737 - cytoplasm [Evidence IDA] [PMID 14562095]; GO_component: GO:0005730 - nucleolus [Evidence IDA] [PMID 14562095]; GO_component: GO:0005730 - nucleolus [Evidence IPI] [PMID 15588312]; GO_component: GO:0005634 - nucleus [Evidence IDA] [PMID 14562095]; GO_function: GO:0003674 - molecular_function [Evidence ND]; GO_process: GO:0006364 - rRNA processing [Evidence IMP,ISS] [PMID 15588312]): protein MISATSWVPRGFAAEFPVKYDLNDEEVERISHLAKLQLKDAQEALEEAEAEGADVNADADAEVTEAADENVDVAVKSEKKSVKFNASNEDGDAEVEEDDDLKEYDLENYDNDEDEGEGEKMGMFNGVQSLAYYEPGEKDPYITLPNAEDEDEEREELQILPSDNLILATKTEDDISYLEVYVYNENSESKNDEEDAIDEPTLYVHHDLMLPSFPLCVEWIGYQAGNKVQASGPDRVGNFAAIGTFEPEIEVWNLDVVDSAYPDLILGQRPDNANDHLSVGPSKKSKKKQKKINSKLRNDQYHVDAVLSLSANKLHRNLLASGSADTTVKLWDLNNGVCAKSFQFHDNKVSTVAFNPVEGSILLSGGYDATAIVSDLRVSGSEGQRKWKVDGDIEGGLWASNGNEFYISTEHGRIHKFDARQEGKSLWTLQAHDDGITSFDVNKFIDGYMVTASTDKSTKLWNLSPASGPSLILSRDLDIGKVFSVGFAPDKEAVGHVVAAGSQGIVRVWDTLSNRTVRGSFGKQVSTLRKESAKEVIVGVTEDDEEEDDDEAGADAAENGGDSDEEM, encoded by the coding sequence atgatttCTGCTACGAGTTGGGTCCCAAGGGGCTTTGCAGCAGAGTTTCCTGTCAAGTACGATTTAaatgacgaagaagtcgaGCGGATATCCCACTTGGCCAAGCTACAGTTGAAAGACGCTCAGGAGGCTCTTGAGGAGGCAGAGGCCGAGGGTGCTGATGTcaatgctgatgctgatgctgaagtgactgaggctgctgatgaaaATGTTGATGTCGCTGTTAAATCTGAAAAGAAGAGTGTGAAATTTAATGCTAGCAATGAAGATGGTGATGCTGAGGTCGAAGAGGACGACGACTTGAAAGAGTATGATCTGGAAAATTACGATaacgacgaagacgaaggAGAGGGTGAGAAAATGGGAATGTTCAATGGTGTTCAATCTCTTGCATACTACGAACCCGGTGAAAAGGATCCTTATATTACTCTTCCTAATGCtgaggatgaagacgaagagagagaagaacTACAAATCCTGCCCTCTGACAATCTTATCTTAGCTACCAAAACTGAAGACGATATCAGTTACTTGGAAGTTTATGTTTATAACGAGAACTCTGAGTCCAAAAATGACGAGGAAGATGCTATTGACGAACCTACTTTATATGTTCACCATGACCTGATGCTTCCCTCGTTCCCTCTTTGTGTAGAGTGGATTGGTTACCAGGCTGGTAACAAAGTACAGGCATCTGGTCCTGATAGAGTTGGTAATTTCGCTGCTATCGGTACTTTCGAGCCAGAAATTGAGGTTTGGAATTTAGATGTTGTTGACAGCGCTTACCCAGACCTTATTCTTGGTCAACGTCCAGACAATGCCAATGACCATTTGTCGGTTGGCCCTAGTAAGAAATCTaaaaagaagcagaagaagatcaacTCCAAGCTGAGAAACGACCAGTACcatgttgatgctgttcTGTCCTTGTCAGCAAACAAACTTCATAGAAACTTGTTAGcatctggttctgctgaTACCACTGTAAAGCTGTGGGATCTGAACAATGGAGTGTGTGCTAAAAGTTTCCAATTCCATGACAATAAAGTCAGTACTGTTGCATTTAACCCTGTTGAGGGCTCGATTTTGTTGTCTGGTGGTTACGATGCCACTGCTATTGTTTCTGATTTAAGAGTCAGTGGATCCGAGGGCCAGCGTAAATGGAAGGTCGACGGTGATATTGAGGGAGGCCTCTGGGCCAGCAATGGTAACGAGTTTTATATCTCTACAGAACACGGTCGCATTCACAAGTTTGACGCTCGTCAAGAAGGCAAAAGTCTGTGGACTCTTCAAGCTCACGATGATGGTATCACCAGTTTCGACGTCAATAAGTTCATTGATGGATACATGGTCACTGCATCTACCGACAAAAGCACCAAACTGTGGAACCTATCGCCTGCCAGTGGACCTTCTCTCATTCTTTCCCGTGATTTGGACATTGGCAAGGTCTTCTCTGTTGGCTTTGCCCCTGATAAGGAGGCTGTTGGCCACGTGGTGGCTGCTGGTAGCCAGGGTATTGTCAGAGTATGGGACACTCTCTCAAACAGAACCGTCCGTGGCAGTTTTGGAAAGCAGGTCTCGACCCTTCGCAAAGAGTCTGCTAAGGAAGTCATTGTTGGTGTCACcgaagacgatgaagaggaggacgacgacgaagccGGTGCCGACGCTGCTGAAAATGGCGGTGACTCCGATGAGGAAATGTAA